From one Lycium ferocissimum isolate CSIRO_LF1 chromosome 5, AGI_CSIRO_Lferr_CH_V1, whole genome shotgun sequence genomic stretch:
- the LOC132058148 gene encoding GDSL esterase/lipase At1g74460, whose amino-acid sequence MKLTLTLPIFVTILLGVVIGGCNCKIVQFIFGDSLSDVGNNNFLSKSLARANLPWYGIDFGSGLPNGRFCNGRTVADIIGDEMGLPRPPAYLDQSLTEDVILNNGVNFASGGGGILNETGGLFIQRFSLYKQIELFQGTQELIREKIGSKEAENFFQQAQYVVALGSNDFINNYLMPVYKDSWTYNDKSFIQYLMDTQRAQLTLLHSLGARQLMVFGLGPMGCIPLQRVLSTDGKCQDKTNQLALAFNKATNELVVELSNTLPNASYKFGDAYDVVNDVITNPGNYGFSNSDSPCCSFGRIRPALTCIPASTLCSDRSKYVFWDEYHPSDSANQLIAKELIKKLGFLKANRTDASPPTPALGPSSDDDGQ is encoded by the exons ATGAAGTTGACTCTGACCTTACCAATTTTTGTAACAATTTTATTAGGTGTAGTAATTGGAGGTTGCAATTGCAAGATTGTGCAATTCATCTTCGGAGACTCTCTTTCAGATGTTGGGAACAACAACTTCCTCTCCAAAAGCCTTGCTCGTGCAAACTTGCCATGGTATGGTATTGATTTTGGGAGTGGATTGCCTAATGGAAGATTTTGCAATGGCCGCACAGTTGCCGATATAATAG GTGATGAAATGGGGCTTCCAAGGCCACCAGCGTATCTGGATCAATCGTTAACAGAAGATGTTATACTGAATAATGGAGTTAATTTTGCCTCTGGAGGTGGTGGCATTCTAAACGAGACAGGCGGTTTGTTC ATACAGAGGTTTTCCTTATACAAGCAAATAGAGTTGTTTCAAGGGACACAAGAATTAATTAGAGAGAAAATAGGAAGCAAAGAAGCTGAGAATTTCTTCCAACAAGCACAATACGTGGTAGCTCTGGGAAGCAATGATTTCATCAACAATTACTTAATGCCAGTTTACAAAGATTCATGGACATACAATGATAAATCTTTCATCCAGTACTTAATGGACACTCAGAGAGCACAACTTACA ttgtTGCATAGTTTGGGGGCAAGGCAGTTGATGGTGTTTGGGCTAGGTCCAATGGGGTGTATTCCACTTCAAAGGGTTCTAAGTACAGATGGTAAGTGTCAAGACAAGACTAACCAGCTGGCACTTGCCTTCAACAAAGCAACAAACGAACTTGTCGTGGAATTGTCTAACACCCTTCCAAATGCTAGCTACAAGTTTGGAGATGCTTATGATGTTGTCAACGATGTCATTACCAATCCCGGCAATTACG GTTTTAGTAACTCAGATTCACCATGCTGCTCGTTCGGAAGAATTAGGCCAGCGTTGACGTGTATTCCAGCATCAACATTATGCAGCGACAGAAGCAaatatgtgttttgggatgaATACCACCCTTCTGATAGTGCTAACCAGTTAATTGCTAAAGAGCTCATTAAAAAACTCGGTTTTTTGAAGGCTAATCGGACCGATGCTTCTCCCCCTACACCAGCCTTGGGTCCTTCATCAGATGATGATGGGCAGTAg